A window of the Desulfurella sp. genome harbors these coding sequences:
- a CDS encoding 3-hydroxybutyryl-CoA dehydrogenase has translation MINKVGVVGAGQMGNGIAHVFALHNYSVVLYDIAQTQLDKALKTIEENLKRQAKKNTIQESQIESTLKNIKTTTNLNDVSDVDFCIEASPENEALKLELFSKLDSIVKEGSIIASNTSSISITKLGFQTKRPDKVIGMHFMNPVPVMELVEVIRGIATSEETYNTILDLAKLLDKNPALSNDYPGFIVNRVLIPMINEAIYAYYEGIASIEDIDKAMKLGTNQPMGPFVLADFIGLDTVLAIQNVLYEGFKDSKYRPCPLLVKMVEAGYLGRKSGKGFYDYTKK, from the coding sequence ATGATTAATAAAGTAGGCGTTGTAGGCGCAGGTCAGATGGGAAATGGGATAGCCCATGTATTTGCTTTGCATAACTATTCTGTCGTACTATATGATATAGCTCAAACCCAGCTTGATAAAGCACTAAAAACAATAGAAGAAAACTTAAAAAGGCAGGCTAAAAAAAATACCATACAGGAAAGTCAGATAGAATCAACTCTAAAAAACATAAAAACCACAACAAACTTAAATGATGTTTCAGATGTGGATTTTTGTATTGAAGCATCACCGGAAAACGAGGCTCTTAAGCTTGAGCTTTTCTCAAAGTTAGACTCAATTGTAAAAGAAGGCTCAATAATTGCTTCAAATACTTCTTCCATATCCATCACAAAACTTGGTTTTCAAACTAAAAGGCCAGATAAGGTAATTGGGATGCATTTTATGAATCCTGTGCCTGTTATGGAACTTGTAGAGGTAATAAGAGGTATTGCAACAAGCGAGGAAACTTACAACACAATACTTGATTTGGCAAAATTATTGGACAAAAATCCAGCCCTATCAAATGATTACCCGGGCTTTATCGTAAACCGCGTGCTTATACCCATGATTAATGAAGCAATATATGCTTACTATGAAGGTATAGCCTCTATTGAGGATATAGATAAGGCTATGAAGCTTGGCACAAACCAGCCGATGGGACCATTTGTACTGGCAGACTTTATCGGATTGGATACAGTACTTGCCATACAGAATGTACTGTACGAAGGCTTTAAAGACTCAAAGTACAGACCGTGTCCTTTGCTTGTAAAGATGGTAGAAGCAGGCTATCTGGGCAGAAAAAGCGGCAAAGGCTTCTACGATTATACAAAAAAATAA
- a CDS encoding enoyl-CoA hydratase-related protein, which yields MNILFESQNGTGYITINRPDKLNALNIDTINELKETILKVDQDKTIKCVIITGSGEKAFVAGADIEYMQKLTPNQALEFARLGQETLHLMETSGKPFIACVNGYALGGGFEVALSCDIILAQSNAKFGFPEVGLGIIPGFGGTQNLSRLIGKSLAKELIFSAKMIDASKAKELGIVSEVYQSKEELLQAGKALSEQIQKNAPLAIALAKRAIVDGYDLTKEDGLRYEASLFGVVFSSNDAKEGLSAFVEKRKPNYTGG from the coding sequence ATGAATATACTGTTTGAATCACAAAACGGCACAGGTTACATAACAATAAACAGACCGGATAAGCTTAATGCTCTAAACATAGATACGATAAATGAGCTAAAAGAAACAATCTTAAAAGTAGATCAGGATAAAACGATTAAATGCGTAATTATCACTGGCTCAGGTGAAAAAGCATTTGTAGCAGGTGCAGATATAGAATACATGCAAAAACTAACGCCAAATCAAGCACTTGAGTTTGCAAGGCTAGGCCAGGAAACGCTTCATTTAATGGAAACTTCAGGTAAGCCTTTTATTGCATGTGTAAACGGTTATGCGTTAGGCGGTGGTTTTGAAGTTGCCCTATCATGCGATATTATACTTGCTCAAAGTAATGCTAAATTTGGTTTTCCAGAAGTAGGCCTTGGTATAATACCTGGCTTTGGCGGTACTCAAAACCTATCCCGTCTGATAGGAAAATCATTGGCAAAAGAGTTAATTTTTAGTGCAAAGATGATAGATGCTTCAAAAGCAAAAGAGCTTGGCATAGTTAGTGAAGTTTATCAAAGCAAAGAAGAGCTGCTCCAGGCAGGAAAAGCCTTATCTGAGCAAATCCAAAAAAATGCACCTTTGGCAATAGCTCTTGCAAAAAGGGCAATAGTTGATGGTTACGATCTAACAAAAGAAGATGGTCTAAGATATGAAGCAAGTTTATTTGGCGTGGTATTTTCAAGTAACGATGCCAAAGAAGGCTTAAGTGCATTTGTAGAAAAAAGAAAACCAAATTATACAGGAGGATAA
- a CDS encoding acyl-CoA dehydrogenase family protein has product MNFQLTDEEKMVQDTVRSFAQKELKPIASDIDKNHKIPDSIIKGLAELGLFGVYIPQEYGGAGLSFLSYAITVEEISKVCASTGVLISAHTSLCANPIYEFGTKEQKEKYLIPLASGEKIGCILLTEPEAGSDAANVSTTVKNEGDYYIANGNKIFVTNGGYKDIGILIATHDKSLRHKGIDAFILDLKSEGVELQRNEDKMGIRGTYTSVFALENVKIPKENLLGKEGEGFKIAMDCLDGGRIGIAAQALGIAEGAYEKALEYAKERKQFGKTLSEFQAIQFKLADMAMRIEAAKLLVYESAWIKDNLKNGASYNDLIIKSSMAKAYASETATYVTKEALQIHGGYGYIAEYEIERMYRDAKITEIYEGTNEVQRIVISKQLLK; this is encoded by the coding sequence ATGAACTTTCAATTAACAGATGAAGAAAAAATGGTTCAAGATACCGTAAGAAGCTTTGCTCAAAAAGAGCTAAAACCCATAGCATCAGACATTGACAAAAACCACAAGATACCAGATTCAATAATAAAGGGTTTAGCAGAACTTGGTCTTTTTGGTGTTTATATACCTCAAGAGTACGGTGGCGCTGGTTTATCTTTTCTATCATACGCAATAACTGTAGAGGAAATCTCTAAAGTGTGCGCATCAACCGGTGTGCTGATAAGCGCACACACATCGCTTTGTGCAAACCCTATATACGAGTTTGGCACTAAAGAGCAAAAAGAAAAATACTTAATACCTCTTGCAAGTGGAGAAAAGATTGGCTGCATTTTGCTAACCGAACCTGAAGCAGGCTCAGATGCAGCAAATGTATCCACAACGGTCAAAAATGAAGGCGACTACTACATAGCAAATGGCAATAAGATATTTGTTACAAATGGCGGTTATAAGGATATTGGTATATTAATTGCAACACATGACAAATCACTGCGCCACAAAGGTATAGATGCATTTATTTTGGATTTGAAGTCCGAAGGTGTGGAGCTTCAAAGAAATGAAGACAAAATGGGCATAAGAGGTACATATACATCCGTTTTTGCCTTAGAAAATGTCAAGATACCAAAAGAAAACCTGCTTGGCAAAGAAGGAGAGGGCTTCAAGATAGCAATGGATTGCTTAGATGGTGGCAGGATTGGTATAGCTGCACAGGCACTTGGCATAGCAGAAGGCGCATATGAGAAAGCCCTGGAGTATGCCAAAGAGCGCAAGCAGTTTGGAAAAACATTGAGTGAGTTTCAGGCAATTCAGTTTAAGCTAGCCGATATGGCAATGCGCATTGAAGCAGCAAAGCTACTCGTATATGAGTCTGCATGGATAAAGGATAACTTAAAAAACGGAGCAAGCTACAATGATCTAATAATAAAATCTTCAATGGCAAAAGCTTACGCATCAGAAACCGCTACCTATGTAACCAAAGAAGCGCTCCAGATTCATGGTGGCTATGGCTATATTGCAGAATACGAAATAGAGCGTATGTATAGAGATGCAAAGATAACAGAAATATACGAAGGTACAAATGAGGTTCAAAGGATAGTAATATCAAAACAGTTGTTGAAATAG
- a CDS encoding DUF6125 family protein, translating to MSKYPELDALDKEELIKVIEDEAKNWLAHDGLWFQAVERHFGMDAAIKLDEEAWKDFTQIEARRIIERLNLPENSGLDGLEKALNFRMYRRINEQVIERPDEHTLILKMVTCRVQAARQRKNLPFFPCKSVGIIEYGYFASTIDSRIKTRVIKCPPDDITGAGYHCAWEFKLEE from the coding sequence ATGTCAAAATATCCGGAGCTTGATGCTTTAGATAAAGAGGAATTAATAAAAGTAATAGAAGATGAAGCTAAAAACTGGCTTGCACATGACGGGTTATGGTTTCAGGCTGTTGAAAGGCATTTTGGAATGGATGCTGCAATAAAGCTCGATGAAGAAGCATGGAAGGATTTTACGCAAATTGAAGCAAGAAGGATTATTGAACGGCTTAACTTGCCTGAAAATAGTGGTCTTGATGGTTTAGAAAAGGCGCTTAACTTTAGAATGTATAGACGCATAAATGAACAGGTTATAGAAAGACCAGATGAACATACATTAATATTAAAAATGGTTACATGTCGCGTGCAAGCAGCGCGCCAGAGAAAAAACTTGCCATTTTTCCCATGTAAAAGCGTTGGGATTATTGAGTATGGTTATTTTGCAAGTACAATTGATAGCCGTATAAAAACAAGAGTTATTAAGTGTCCACCAGATGATATTACAGGTGCTGGCTATCATTGTGCATGGGAGTTTAAGCTAGAAGAATAG